The following proteins come from a genomic window of Deltaproteobacteria bacterium:
- a CDS encoding GNAT family N-acetyltransferase: protein MNGDLLQKITTRRLKLDDLDAIVEIDYRVLGTRRPSYWRQKIEEMGNKHPSKSLVAELDGRVVGFIMGTVSGWEFGVPNTIGWIDTIGVDPDYQKRGVATLLFKAILEKFKKDGVENIYTLVGWEDWDLMCFFRASGFTRGDMINLEYRIK from the coding sequence ATGAACGGTGATTTATTGCAAAAGATAACGACCAGGAGACTCAAATTAGATGACCTAGATGCCATAGTGGAAATAGACTATAGGGTATTGGGGACGAGGCGACCTTCTTATTGGCGCCAGAAGATTGAGGAGATGGGGAACAAACATCCTTCTAAGTCCCTGGTGGCCGAGCTTGATGGAAGAGTGGTGGGATTCATTATGGGGACAGTCAGCGGCTGGGAGTTTGGGGTCCCTAATACCATCGGCTGGATAGACACCATAGGGGTCGACCCAGATTATCAAAAGAGGGGGGTGGCTACCCTCTTATTCAAGGCGATCTTGGAAAAGTTTAAAAAAGATGGGGTAGAAAATATCTATACTTTGGTCGGATGGGAGGACTGGGATCTGATGTGCTTTTTCAGGGCCAGTGGGTTTACCAGAGGTGATATGATAAACCTGGAATATAGGATCAAGTAG